In Acetivibrio cellulolyticus CD2, the sequence TGGTATTTACAGAGAAAATTGATGGTACCAACATGGGCATAAGGGTAACAGATGGTATTGTTACACATGTACAGAAGAGAGAACATATATGTGACAGGAATGATAAGGGAGATAATTTCTATTTTGAAGTAGGGGACTTGATCACTAAGACTATAGAAGATAAGAAAATTGTACAGCTTAATAATGTAATAATCTACGGAGAATTATGCGGTGAGAAGATACAAAAGGGAGGCAACTACTTTCAAGGCAGAAGGTTTATCATTTTTGACATATTTGATACTGTGGAAGAAAAATTCTTTACATGGGATGCAGTAAAGCATTTCGCTAATGAATTAGGTATTGAGACAGTTGCGGAAATTAATTATGATAAAGATGACCTTAAGGTTGAAAATGTCAAAGAATTTATCCTCAATCAGAAGTCTGTTTATAATGATAAGTTCGGTGCAGAAGGAATAGTAATAAGACACAGAAAAGATACATTACCTGTAAGAAGGT encodes:
- a CDS encoding RNA ligase family protein; the encoded protein is MNKEIFIKYPEMKTLFKLVPSTESGRKWDATSGEILPETAALHFTPLDELVFTEKIDGTNMGIRVTDGIVTHVQKREHICDRNDKGDNFYFEVGDLITKTIEDKKIVQLNNVIIYGELCGEKIQKGGNYFQGRRFIIFDIFDTVEEKFFTWDAVKHFANELGIETVAEINYDKDDLKVENVKEFILNQKSVYNDKFGAEGIVIRHRKDTLPVRRYMAKIRKKDFKA